TCGAGCTTGGCAAGAAACTCCACCCCGATATGTGGCCCTTCGATGACGTGCCTGACTTCTTCACCAAGCAGCTCAAGCCTGAGCTGGGCGTTGACTTCGACGGTCTGCGTGAACTTGGTGTATGGCAGCCTGACTACACCTATCGCAAGTTTGAAAAAGGTGGTCTGCGTACCGACGGTGAGCCGGGCTTCAACACCGTTACCGGTATGGTCGAGCTGACTTCCACGCTGTTTGAGGCATGGGGCGACGATGCCCTGCCGTACTTCAAAGAGCCTCCTTACAGCCCCTACAGCACACCGGAACTCTGGAAAGAGTATCCGCTGGTACTGACCACGGGAGCACGGAAGTTCACTTCATTCCACTCCGAGCACAGACAGATCGGTACCCTGCGTGAAATCGATCCTGATCCGATCGTCGAAATCAATCCGGCGACCGCCAAGGCGCTGGGTATCATCGACGGCGACAACGTCATGATCGAGAACATGTTCGGCAAGTGTAAGATGAAGGCACAATTGACTCCGACCATCCATGAGAAGGTGGTGCATTGTACCCACGGCTGGTGGTTCCCCGAGAAGGCTGCAGAAGAGCCAAGCCTGTACGGTGTCTGGGAAGCCAACGTCAACACCCTGGTGCCGCACAAGCATATCGGCAAGCTGGGCTTCGGTGCCCCGCACAAGCAGATGATCTGCAAGATCTACAGGGTTGACCCCGGTCATACCTTCACGCTGGATAGCCTGAGCTGATGGTAACACCCCCCCCGGTGTTACCGGGGGGGAACTATAACGATTGGAGGCAATTGTACATGTCAAAAAACGGTTTGTTGATAGATTACGAATACTGCACAGGCTGCCATAGCTGTGAAGTTTCGTGCAAGAACGAGCACAACATCCCACGTGGTCAGTGGGGTATCAAACTGACCCAGGTTGGCCCGTTTCAGATAGATGCCGACAAGTGGGAGTGGAACTACGTACCGGTTCCGACCCAACTGTGTGACCTGTGTGAAAAAAGGACAGCCAACGGAGATGTACCATCCTGCGTCCTGCACTGCCTCGGCGGCTGCATGCAGTATGGTCCTGTGGAGGAACTGGCCAAGAAAGCGGCTGATAAGGGCACCAAGGTCGCAATCTTTGTACCGTAGTACCATGGGCTGACGATGTCAGGCAGCACCCTTCCGATGGAGAAGGGGCTGTCTGACACAAGCCAGGCAGAAGAGTTTAGTTGGAGTCTGCCGGGGTATGACAGCTGCAGGTGCCGGTCACCCCATCATCAGGAGTTCTTTTATGCTTGTTGCAGGGAACCGTGCAGATCTCTCCGATATACAGGCAGAGAACCGGTTCGGGCTTTGGTGGTTCAGGCAGCTTGGCACCGCACTTTTTGCAGTGGGTAAACTCCGGGAAGGTGAAGGTCTTACAGGAAGGGCACTTGACAGGTTTTGGTTTGGGCGGTTTACAGCCACCGCAGTATGGATTACATGACCAACACATGGTGTTCCTTTCTCTGTTCTCTAAACATATAGAGTAGTTAAATATACTGTTACTATATGTACTACATAAAATGACGTCAATACCATAGTTAGTTTATTTGCAGAAACTTATTTTATTTTTATAAGTTTAGTAACTAAACAGATAAGGAGATAATCATGTCAGACAATCCAGTACGTAAAAAAATTGAAAAGCCGCTCAACCCTCTGGCAATGAAGCCTGGTCAAAAGTATGACAAGCCTACATTTGTTCCTACTAAAGAATACAATGGCGGCAAGCTGAATGATTCTGGAGACAAGACAGTAGGTGCAGTTGACGTTGTAGAAAATGCTGCAAAAGAAAAAGAAAAAGAAAAATAGAAATATCTGCTTGGTATAATCATACATAATTGCTGACAGCAGTTGTGATTAACCAGACAGCAATGCAGCCTATTCGCTGATTACTAACAAGTCTTACACTGACGTGTTCTATGAAACACCAGTAAGAAAAAATCATACCTACTACGGCGAATAGGCTGCATCTGCTTTTCAACACCCACAGCAACAACCACTGTCCGGCAACGCCGGGCCAGTGCCACAAGGCAGACAATCTGCCGCCCTGCAAGGTACTTTCCATGCATGAGACCAATTACCCTGCCATTCTGGAACACTGTAACGGATGCGGCATCTGCAGAGACAGCTGCCAGTTGCTGAGAGAGTCGGGTTGCACACCGTTTGAGATGGCACGACAGGGTGTCACGCTCAGTGAGGCGCTTAGCTGCTCTTTTTGCGATGCCTGCGCAGCAATCTGTCCGGAGAAACTTTCAACCGGTGCGTTATGTGCCGCCAGACGTAGAGAGGGTGTCGATTCAGGTGAGTTTGAAGTTGATGCGTTTCGCTATCTTTTTCCGGATCGTCCGAACAATCTGATGGGTATGTACCGGCAGCATCACGGTATTGACTATTCGGACCTGGCTTCAAGGGCCAACACCGGTACCTGCTTTTTTCCGGGCTGCACCTTGATGACCTATTCCCCCGGCTTGACACGAGAGGTTTTCAGCCGCTTGCAGAAGAGCGTTCAGTGCCGGGCCATCTGGACTGACTGTTGTGGTAAGCTGCTGGAACAACTGGGACTGCATGGGCGTCTGCAGCTGTTCCAGGACCGGCTGCGTACCTATGCACACGAACATGAAATCAAGCGAATAATAACCGCTTGCCCCGGCTGTTATTACGATCTGGCTAAAGTTTTTCAATCCTGTGACGTCATCATTCAGACGGTCTATGAAACCCTTGATTTTAAAAAAGCCCCTGGCAGCACACAGCTTGGTTGTACGGTACACGACTCCTGTCCTGATCGGTTTTCCGGTCTGTTCGGCAGCCAGGTCCGTACTGCGCTCCAGCAGCAGGGGGTTGCGACGCCTGAGATGCAGCACTTTGGTAAAACAACCATCTGTTGCGGCAGTGGCGGCCAACTATCGCACTTCAGGCCGGACTTCGTTGATGAACTGGTTGATCAGCGTCAGGCAGAATTCATACAGACGGGGGCCAACAGCATGGTGGCATACTGTCTGAGTTGCGTATTAAAGTACGACAGCATGCCGAACGATCTTCCGGTGACCCACGCACTGAATCTGCTGCTTGATCTGGAACCGGATTACCAGGGGGCAAAGCAGCGGGCGATCAGTATGTTTGATGGCCCTGAGGGAGAACAACGCTGGGCCGCCATTATGGCAGACTGAAGTTTGAGAGGAAGATCGAGAGGGCTCATATGGATATTGAACGGTTTCTCAAGCGTATCGGCATTACCTCTCTTCCTGACTCACCTCACAGTCGGCTTCGGGAAATTCACCGTGCCATGACGCAGTCTGTGCCTTTTGAAAATCTTGCGATCCTGGAGGGGCGTGAAATAGACCTGG
Above is a window of Trichlorobacter lovleyi SZ DNA encoding:
- a CDS encoding 4Fe-4S dicluster domain-containing protein: MSKNGLLIDYEYCTGCHSCEVSCKNEHNIPRGQWGIKLTQVGPFQIDADKWEWNYVPVPTQLCDLCEKRTANGDVPSCVLHCLGGCMQYGPVEELAKKAADKGTKVAIFVP
- a CDS encoding (Fe-S)-binding protein; translated protein: MHETNYPAILEHCNGCGICRDSCQLLRESGCTPFEMARQGVTLSEALSCSFCDACAAICPEKLSTGALCAARRREGVDSGEFEVDAFRYLFPDRPNNLMGMYRQHHGIDYSDLASRANTGTCFFPGCTLMTYSPGLTREVFSRLQKSVQCRAIWTDCCGKLLEQLGLHGRLQLFQDRLRTYAHEHEIKRIITACPGCYYDLAKVFQSCDVIIQTVYETLDFKKAPGSTQLGCTVHDSCPDRFSGLFGSQVRTALQQQGVATPEMQHFGKTTICCGSGGQLSHFRPDFVDELVDQRQAEFIQTGANSMVAYCLSCVLKYDSMPNDLPVTHALNLLLDLEPDYQGAKQRAISMFDGPEGEQRWAAIMAD